A single Anopheles arabiensis isolate DONGOLA chromosome 2, AaraD3, whole genome shotgun sequence DNA region contains:
- the LOC120899842 gene encoding GDP-mannose 4,6 dehydratase, with translation MEGEAAVTNPVDRKVALITGITGQDGSYLAEFLLDKGYEVHGIIRRASTFNTSRIEHLYADPRTHREGKMKLHYGDMTDSSALVKIIAQVRPSEIYNLAAQSHVKISFDLSEYTAEVDAVGTLRLLDAIRTVGQERTVRFYQASTSELYGKVAETPQNEKTPFYPRSPYACAKMYGYWIVINYREAYDMFACNGILFNHESPRRGENFVTRKITRSVAKISLGQQEYLELGNLDSKRDWGHAKDYVEAMWLMMQQERPEDFVIATGETHSVREFVEQAFRYIGREIEWRGTGVDEVGVEKGTDTVRVRINPKFFRPTEVDLLLGDASKAKAQLGWSPKVTFLELIADMMAADIQLMKNNPSA, from the exons ATGGAGGGCGAAGCGGCAGTGACGAATCCGGTCGATAGGAAAGTGGCACTGATAACAGGCATTACGGGTCAA GATGGTTCATATTTGGCGGAATTTCTGCTGGACAAGGGCTACGAGGTGCACGGCATAATAAGGCGCGCGAGCACGTTCAACACGTCGCGCATCGAGCATCTGTATGCGGATCCGCGCACGCACCGGGAGGGCAAGATGAAGCTGCACTACGGTGACATGACCGACAGCAGCGCGCTGGTGAAAATCATTGCCCAGGTGCGCCCGTCCGAAATATACAATCTAGCCGCCCAGAGCCACGTGAAGATTTCGTTCGATCTGAGCGAGTACACGGCGGAGGTGGACGCGGTCGGTACGCTGCGGCTGCTCGACGCCATCCGTACGGTGGGACAGGAGCGGACGGTCCGCTTCTACCAGGCATCGACGTCCGAGCTGTACGGCAAGGTGGCGGAGACGCCCCAGAACGAAAAGACCCCGTTCTATCCCCGCTCGCCGTACGCGTGTGCCAAGATGTACGGGTACTGGATTGTGATCAACTATCGCGAAGCGTACGACATGTTCGCCTGCAACGGCATCCTGTTCAATCACGAGTCGCCGCGCAGGGGGGAGAACTTCGTGACGCGCAAAATCACCCGCTCGGTGGCCAAGATTTCGCTCGGCCAGCAGGAGTACCTGGAGCTGGGCAATCTCGACTCGAAGCGCGACTGGGGCCACGCAAAGGACTACGTCGAGGCGATGTGGCTGATGATGCAGCAGGAGCGGCCGGAAGATTTCGTGATCGCGACGGGCGAAACGCACTCGGTGCGGGAGTTTGTGGAGCAGGCGTTCCGGTACATTGGGCGCGAGATCGAGTGGCGAGGGACGGGCGTGGATGAGGTGGGGGTCGAGAAGGGCACCGATACGGTGCGGGTGCGCATCAATCCCAAGTTTTTCCGCCCGACCGAGGTCGACCTGCTGCTGGGCGACGCGTCCAAGGCGAAGGCACAGCTGGGCTGGTCGCCGAAGGTAACATTCCTGGAGCTGATCGCCGACATGATGGCGGCGGACATACAGCTGATGAAGAACAACCCATCGGCCTAA
- the LOC120899826 gene encoding F-box only protein 9, translating to MMDSTSSDAGKEDDDESSSSSTTSGSEATSPKRSELDDFREQWQKELKKEHHVASAATVAPASGNVGDGKDSIEQQARLLFQQGSELERSGKVFEAMRLYRRATQLVPDIEFRVYDKKHAKATTAAAEVDGLMERMLEANIDEDEENLEGVDLGLRFQTLMARSGKLFERASGDRKLIVTSAHFSDLPMEVILYILRWVVSNDLDLKSLERFASVCRGFYLLARDPEIWRHACMRIWGVNLGVLKGTPFGSWREMYINRPRILFHGCYISRTSYLRSGENSFQDQFYRPIQLVEYYRYFRFFADGKVLMMTTADEPQQCVVRLKQRVPTQNEILRGHYRLHDDIVIVVIQRNRPSAAGQMQRPGRKARDIEPEYGQQTFLMELQIVSTGKRPFSQLHWKQYTMVQQRNNQEKTTQFELTTTKYPPLYFSRVKSYHQESEGPLK from the exons ATGATGGATTCGACGTCGAGTGACGCCGGCAAGGAAGATGACGATGAGAGTTCGTCCTCCTCCACTACGAGCGGATCGGAAGCGACCAGCCCGAAGCGCTCCGAGCTGGACGATTTCCGCGAACAGTGGCAAAAAGAGTTGAAGAAGGAACACCACGTCGCGAGCGCTGCTACGGTTGCTCCGGCTAGCGGTAATGTGGGGGATGGGAAGGATTCGATCGAGCAGCAGGCCCGCCTCCTGTTTCAGCAGGGCTCGGAACTGGAACGAAGCGGCAAGGTGTTCGAAGCCATGCGGCTGTACCGCCGGGCGACTCAGCTCGTGCCTGATATCGAGTTCCGGGTGTATGACAAAAAGCACGCCAAAGCGACAACCGCTGCAGCCGAGGTGGACGGGCTGATGGAGCGCATGCTGGAGGCAAACATTGACGAAGACGAGGAAAATCTGGAAGGTGTCGATCTGGGTCTGCGGTTTCAAACGCTGATGGCTCGGTCGGGAAAGCTGTTCGAGCGGGCGAGTGGTGACCGCAAGCTGATCGTCACTTCGGCCCACTTTTCCGATCTGCCCATGGAGGTCATCCTGTACATTCTGCGCTGGGTGGTGTCGAACGATTTGGACCTGAAATCGCTCGAGCGGTTTGCGTCGGTCTGTCGCGGTTTCTATCTGCTGGCGCGAGATCCCGAAATATGGCGTCATGCCTGCATGAG GATTTGGGGCGTTAATCTGGGCGTGCTGAAGGGAACACCGTTCGGCTCATGGCGCGAGATGTACATCAACAGGCCGCGCATACTCTTCCACGGGTGTTACATCAGCCGGACGAGCTACCTGCGGTCGGGGGAGAACAGCTTCCAGGACCAGTTCTATCGCCCGATACAGCTGGTAGAATACTATCGCTACTTTCGCTTCTTTGCTGATGGGAAGGTGCTAATGATGACGACCGCCGATGAGCCGCAGCAGTGTGTCGTGCGGCTAAAACAACGTGTCCCCACACAGAATGAAATACTGCGCGGGCATTACCG ACTGCACGACGACATCGTTATTGTGGTCATACAGCGCAACCGTCCATCGGCAGCCGGGCAAATGCAGCGCCCGGGACGCAAGGCACGTGATATTGAGCCGGAATATGGACAGCAAACGTTTCTGATGGAGCTACAGATTGTGAGCACTGGCAAGCGGCCGTTCAGCCAGCTGCACTGGAAGCAGTACACGATGGTGCAGCAGCGCAACAATCAGGAGAAAACGACCCAGTTCGAGCTAACCACAACCAAGTATCCGCCGCTGTACTTTTCGCGCGTCAAGAGCTACCACCAGGAATCGGAAGGACCATTGAAGTAG
- the LOC120899836 gene encoding BTB/POZ domain-containing protein 9-like, producing MASVNQEKKNDTPSPAKHVDSVNHEEFEDTALLAIHIAGLCMKEDKADVTFVVEQERIPAHRVILAARSEYFQALLYGGLEETKQTEIALQVPLQPFQYLLRYIYSGSMSLKDMKDEDILDTLGLAIQYGFPSVEKAIINYLSLHVSAGNVCAILHAGRLFDLADLLAVCDEFVDRNALAVLRHETFQNLTFESLCRLLDRDQFDAPEVDIFLAVHKWYQAKEDADADQYKKIYDKVRFPLMSHNELVTVVRPTGVLQSDQLLNVVAEKETLYKLRNRGVVPGENVVKDKIVWSQLYDGRIRCADVVLKKAHVINKIEVCYKMKSADNVLYCVDVSLDGECWHRLAALPHNKPTEVVHFRAREVRYIEVTTSDKYEDIDSIKAMLHMKQKKKKLHSTSD from the exons ATGGCGAGCGTTAatcaggaaaaaaagaacgataCGCCATCGCCCGCAAAGCATGTGGATAGTGTAAATCATGAAGAATTCGAAGACACAGCTCTGCTTGCGATACACATCGCGGGCCTGTGCATGAAGGAGGACAAGGCGGACGTTACGTTCGTCGTCGAGCAGGAGCGCATTCCGGCGCACCGTGTGATACTGGCGGCCCGGAGCGAATACTTCCAAGCGCTGCTGTACGGTGGGCTGGAGGAAACGAAGCAGACCGAGATTGCGCTGCAGGTTCCGCTGCAACCGTTCCAGTATTTGCTGCGCTACATCTACTCCGGCAGCATGTCGCTGAAGGATATGAAGGACGAGGACATACTGGACACGCTCGGGCTGGCCATCCAGTACGGATTTCCCAGCGTGGAGAAGGCAATCATCAACTACCTGTCGCTGCACGTGTCCGCGGGCAATGTGTGCGCTATTTTGCACGCCGGTCGGCTGTTCGATCTCGCCGATCTGCTTGCGGTGTGTGACGAGTTTGTGGACAGGAATGCGCTCGCTGTGCTGCGGCATGAGACGTTCCAAAATCTCACGTTCGAGTCGCTGTGCAGATTGCTCGATCGGGATCAGTTTGATGCACCGGAGGTAGATATATTTCTCGCCGTGCATAAGTGGTACCAAGCGAAGGAAGACGCGGATGCGGATCAGTACAAGAAAATATACGACAAGGTGCGCTTTCCGCTGATGTCCCACAACGAGCTGGTCACGGTGGTGCGACCGACCGGGGTGCTACAGTCGGACCAATTGCTGAACGTTGTTGCCGAGAAGGAAACGCTCTACAAGCTGCGTAATCGTGGCGTAG TGCCAGGAGAGAACGTAGTGAAGGATAAAATCGTATGGTCACAGCTGTACGATGGAAGGATACGATGTGCCGATGTCGTGTTGAAAAAAGCGCACGTCATCAACAAGATCGAGGTGTGCTATAAGATGAAAAGCGCAGACAATGTGCTCTACTGCGTTGATGTATCACTCGATGGGGAATGTTGGCACCGGCTAGCCGCATTGCCTCACAATAAACCGACGGAAGTGGTGCACTTCCGGGCGCGGGAAGTACGCTACATTGAAGTGACCACGTCCGACAAATATGAAGATATTGATTCCATAAAGGCAATGTTGCAcatgaaacagaaaaagaagaaattgcATTCCACTTCGGATTAG